One genomic region from Falco rusticolus isolate bFalRus1 chromosome 19, bFalRus1.pri, whole genome shotgun sequence encodes:
- the ESPL1 gene encoding separin isoform X2: MVSHMKHPEGAGFATPTDSWMGIRELLAELWECLLSSPRDVSNASQATRLRKSQVCDRVLRVCVKQMAEPGGCPEHAASLVAVAEAACQGYLTAMPQPTPLYLEKILYHLLRNTASQGSGGACRRVADLLRTRLLTYRPGQVPATDFSAIAYSSFSVLWRGADALAEPDQPQEEGRAVLSARLQAVRFLLLLEQDGAALPPLQPPFFASQTAQQAAAAAALYKAQQAPSSAFLGRQLGDCLLTALRREATEPPTFQQSLCCFELILEQCRHLCMGSQYREAEEAVKDVRGFLGATSTSAKSFSDPLSLLEAGVQLSRALAKNTCAVGPPLAKAVVALGAAAAAPEPLLRVLAESCQFVVFSFSEYAKRSKQQPFSREDVLGFWAFVEGHCCVLQQLLERIPPNGVRQRLMVKQLLYRSLQLFATIAYDAFQCSQAAGWPGLEQLTEGCSRSVEWMLEALEEVPESERAKYLDITASCTFKLAYIFYNQNLHKEASSICDIFCTSLHMSDAYACPEIPVEKLHKCFRLQVESYRQLGRLEAALACMVQWLAVLRDRIEELLAEPVSLWVRVKTDAVKQGAEELRLRTLKEGLEGHSLGTETLVTVLFAELKAYKAVRADTGQERYNILCDLLEVCSEQSDRLHERAVALTELAQVLCYHSYAQQTNCSSLDAVHEALRLLELVPRTAQNRDRLLDDQAQALLWLYICTLESQLEKNIERDQRGKAQALKNLDDFEPNDLNYEGRLLEDRFLYDGISFTLATETALSKSLDDAFSLWKQLLMTPGVPAVRSPEQTVASLRLLAVLYKLMAKPLQAMESYLLVRALCSALGDSLGVASALCQVTKLLFQLECPSYAQLFLEEMESCLQKANSSDDSYLLLQQSCLLLRSQLCCVSHRIEEGLSLLLEVLQNLVLKKITKVWYLLRAQVLQLVAVYLSLPAARLSLELRQRIFVQGWKTPETALAEAQKLFRSIILLLLGSDMLGCQASGSSVRFVDYGDNLLLKWQVLADMLICSERLVALLGGLEVVCRAKAFCLDAVRLAVRLQVTRWCTSFLVLKAQLELQQGELELSHFDLQQALFLLESDTEFKASETEKGQMTILPRKGKLEGKKPQDTVCEPTGEEEGFLEGPALAFVATVSRPKKVDALTASPELKPERRKRLAFLAHPAACPCCLCSDLLLSALCLRWLLACAQRQLAAGSVAEGLGLIRAVLPRCAAVATRFAAQLRDKLGGSSLGQDLPALELLDSLVATGYATLALQSMASPEPAEELQEELEAGLTFLASCRPHLPSLEVSKASLLLSKAAATVCHLASKHGGPGDGVSAGSSLPVPTPAEPSAAAVPHAPRKDSAQPRRRNPKVASDPAVPKPGARSRRVKPLAAPNSSDVFALGDPDSEVPHIVIRPALVPCTPRQKAHPPAKAHAAPGPQTPFTIFSDSSPPAGRSRLLRAPRAAGRVKSRLKVVFSDDSDVEGPEAGLTPVAARRPRPPRSTGSSSKGSVAQPRRGRPRTGRAGTAAKGERVTRRAPSKTAEEERDLLRAIEEKEEEELDISFEVFRASKEEEEAPGKRQLPPCVEGTEHEVLQQEAGEDVLAARWLGSADPPPREGTLSSTPSVAGDASSLDTALQLLKEAFDCIGHCPPGTLYSRICQLLALATGNRDPLATAYLLSESVSITTRHQLLSVIHRRMQKEKKAAGDVAEQLRGLSLQEGSTAPPSRCLAELEQLFMFSPSGLGSGERERFRAQLQQIPSGVTVCLLTLASVQPGSGGDTLLLTRLEKDTVPVNIRIPTALSKAPLCSVLSDFDTIQREQKETNCCTDKRDWWLRRSELDRRMKSLIETLETQVLGCWRGALIPAGPQPALAEEAARLHPRLRRCGWRDPDPTLLQVVLNAAALLAPCDLQALAFGLCPAQPHQAQLLLQEAVEKRRAGARQSGGSLVLVLDKHLQKLPWESMACLQALPVTRLPSLRFLLSYTLARKQQAGSVLSHGVNPSSTFYVLNPHRNLLGTEERFRGWFESEPGWKGVTGAVPSAEQMQAALEEHDLYIYAGHGAGARFLDGQAIARLDCRAVALLFGCSSAALVVRGDLEGSGIILKYIMAGCPLVLGNLWDVTDQDIDRYAQALLRGWLGGGSGTPLLPYAAQARQAPRLKYLVGAAPVAYGLPVCLQ, translated from the exons ATGGTGTCGCACATGAAGCACCCCGAAGGCGCCGGTTTCGCCACCCCAACAGACAGCTGGATGGGCATACGCGAGCTGCTCGCTGAGCTGTGG GAATGCCTCTTATCCTCCCCGCGAGATGTCTCCAACGCCAGCCAGGCCACCAGGCTGCGGAAAAGCCAGGTCTGCGACAGAGTGCTGCGGGTTTGCGTTAAACAAATGGCTgagcctgggggctgccctgaACACGCCGCGAGCCTGGTAGCTGTAGCCGAGGCGGCATGCCAGGGCTACCTGACTGCCATGCCACAGCCGACTCCCCTCTACCTGGAGAAGATCCTTTACCACCTGCTCAGGAACACCGCCAGCCAGGGCAGCGGTGGTGCCTGCCGGAGGGTGGCCGACCTCCTCCGCACGCGGCTGCTGACCTATCGCCCTGGCCAGGTGCCTGCCACAGACTTCAGTGCCATCGCCTACAGCAGTTTCAGTGTGCTGTGGAGAGGGGCAGACGCCCTGGCCGAGCCTGACCAGCCACAGGAGGAGGGTAGAGCTGTCCTCTCAGCCCGTCTGCAAGCTGTGcgcttcctcctgctgctggagcaggatggGGCAGCCTTGCCACCGCTGCAGCCCCCCTTCTTTGCCTCCCAGACGGCACAGcaggcggctgctgctgccgccttGTACAAAGCCCAGCAGGCACCATCCTCGGCTTTCCTCGGCCGACAGCTTGGGGACTGCCTGCTCACAGCTCTGCGAAGGGAGGCAACAGAGCCGCCCACCTTTCAGCaatccctctgctgctttgaaCTCATCCTGGAGCAGTGCCGGCATCTCTGCATGGGCAGCCAGTACAGGGAGGCTGAGGAGGCAGTAAAGGACGTGAGGGGCTTTTTGGGGGCCACCAGCACTTCTGCAAAATCTTTCAGTGACCCCCTGTCCCTCCTGGAGGCTGGGGTTCAGCTGAGCCGGGCGCTGGCCAAGAACACCTGCGCTGTGGGGCCGCCCTTGGCCAAGGCCGTGGTGGCTCTCGGcgcggcagcagcagccccggaGCCATTACTCAGAGTGCTGGCTGAGAGCTGCCAGTTCGTTGTCTTCTCCTTCAGCGAGTACGCAAAgagaagcaagcagcagccctTCAGCCGGGAGGATGTGCTTGGCTTTTGGGCCTTCGTTGAGGGGCACTGCTGTGTCCTGcaacagctgctggagagg ATTCCTCCCAATGGCGTCAGGCAGAGGCTGATGGTGAAGCAGCTGCTCTACCGCAGCCTCCAGCTCTTTGCCACTATAGCCTATGATGCCTTCCAGTGCTCCCAG GCGGCAGGCTGGCCGGGTCTGGAGCAGCTGacagagggctgcagcaggagcgTGGAGTGGATGCTGGAGGCACTGGAGGAGGTCCCTGAGAGCGAGCGAGCCAAGTACCTTGACATCACCG CGTCATGCACATTCAAGCTGGCCTACATCTTCTACAACCAGAATCTCCACAAGGAGGCCAGCTCCATCTGCGACATCTTCTGCACAAGCCTGCACATGTCAGATGCCTACGCGTGTCCAGAGATCCCTGTGGAGAAG CTGCACAAATGCTtcaggctgcaggtggaaagCTACCGGCAGCTGGGGCGGCTGGAGGCAGCCCTGGCGTGCATGGTGCAGTGGCTGGCCGTGCTGCGGGACCGCATcgaggagctgctggcagaacCTGTCTCCCTCTGGGTCAGAGTCAAAACGGACGCTGTGAAGCAGGGGGCTGAGGAGTTACGGTTGCG GACCCTGAAGGAAGGCTtggaggggcacagcctgggcaCAGAGACCTTGGTGACGGTCCTCTTTGCGGAGCTGAAGGCCTACAAGGCTGTCCGAGCTGACACGGGGCAGGAACGCTACAACATCCTCTGCGACCTGCTAGAGGTCTGCTCGGAGCAGAGCGACCGCCTGCATGAGCGAGCCGTCGCCTTGACGGAGCTGGCCCAGGTCCTGTGCTACCACAGCTACGCCCAGCAGACTAATTG CTCCTCCCTGGATGCGGTCCACGAAGCCTTGCGGCTGCTGGAGTTGGTACCCAGGACCGCCCAGAACCGGGACCGGCTCCTTGATGACCAGGCGCAGGCTCTTCTCTGGCTCTACATCTGCACCCTGGAGTCCCAGCTGGAGAAG AACATAGAAAGGGACCAGAGAGGTAAAGCTCAGGCACTGAAGAACCTGGATGACTTTGAGCCCAATGACCTCAACTACGAAGGCAGGCTGCTGGAGGACAGGTTCCTGTATGACGGCATCTCCTTCACCCTGGCGACAGAGACCG CCCTGTCCAAAAGCCTGGACGATGCCTTCTCGTTGtggaagcagctgctgatgACACCGGGTGTGCCAGCCGTGCGCAGCCCTGAGCAGACTGTGGCTTCCCTGCGCCTCCTGGCAGTTCTCTACAAACTGATGGCCAAG cccctgcaagCCATGGAGAGCTACCTCCTGGTCAGAGCCCTGTGCAGCGCGCTCGGGGACAGCTTGGGCGTGGCCAGTGCCCTGTGCCAGGTCACCaagctgctcttccagctggAGTGCCCCAGCTATGCCCAG cttttcctggaGGAGATGGAATCCTGCCTGCAGAAGGCCAACAGCAGTGACGATTcctacctgctgctgcagcaatcCTGCCTCTTGCTGcgcagccagctgtgctgcgTCAGCCACCGG aTTGAGGAGGGTCTCAGCCTGTTGCTGGAGGTGCTCCAGAACCtggttctgaaaaaaatcacgAAGGTCTGGTACCTGCTGCGAGCCCAGGTCCTTCAGCTGGTGGCCGTCTACCTGAGCCTCCCTGCTGCCCGCCTCTCACTGGAGCTCCGGCAGCGGATCTTTGTGCAAG GCTGGAAGACTCCCGAGACGGCTCTTGCCGAAGCCCAGAAGCTTTTCCGCAGCAtcatcctcctgctgctgggcagcgaCATGCTGGGCTGTCAGGCGTCAGGGTCCAGTGTCCGGTTTGTAGATTACG GGGACAACCTGTTGCTGAAGTGGCAGGTGCTGGCTGACATGCTGATCTGCTCCGAGCGCCTGGTGGCTCTCCTCGGCGGGCTGGAGGTGGTGTGCAGAGCCAAAGCCTTCTGCCTGGATGCCGTCAGGCTGGCCGTGCGGCTGCAGGTCACCCGCTG gtGTACATCTTTCCTGGTGCTGAAggcccagctggagctgcagcagggtgagcTGGAGCTGAGCCACTTTGACCTCCAGCAGGCTCTCTTCCTTCTGGAGTCTGACACCG AGTTTAAAGCCAGCGAGACAGAGAAAGGCCAGATGACGATCCTGCCCAGGAAGGGCAAACTCGAGGGCAAGAAGCCCCAGGACACTGTCTGTGAGCCCaccggggaggaggaggggttCCTGGAGGGCCCCGCGCTGGCGTTTGTGGCAACGGTGAGCAGGCCAAAGAAGGTGGACGCTCTCACCGCCTCGCCAGAGCTGAAGCCCGAGAGAAGGAAGAGACTGGCCTTCCTCGCCCACCCGGcagcctgcccctgctgcctctgctccgACCTGCTGCTCTCGGCGCTCTGCCTGCGCTGGCTCCTCGCCTGCGCCCAACGTCAGCTGGCGGCTGGCAGCGTGGCCGAGGGACTGGGTCTGATCCGTGCCGTGCTGCCGCGCTGCGCTGCCGTGGCCACCCGCTTCGCTGCCCAGCTGCGAGACaagctggggggcagctctcTCGGCCAGGACTTGCCTGCGCTGGAGCTGCTGGACAGTCTGGTGGCCACCGGCTATGCCACCTTGGCCCTTCAGAGCATGGCCAGCCCTGAGCCGGcggaggagctgcaggaggagctggaggcagggctgaCCTTCTTGGCGTCCTGCAGACCCCACCTGCCCAGCCTGGAGGTCTCCAAggccagcctgctgctcagCAAAGCCGCGGCCACGGTTTGCCACCTGGCCTCCAAGCATGGTGGCCCCGGGGATGGTGTGTCTGCTGGCTCGTCGCTTCCCGTGCCGACCCCGGCGGAGCCCAGCGCGGCGGCCGTGCCCCATGCCCCCAGGAAGGACTCGGCTCAGCCCCGAAGGCGCAATCCCAAGGTGGCGTCGGACCCCGCCGTGCCCAAGCCCGGAGCGAGGAGCCGGCGCGTGAAGCCCTTGGCTGCGCCCAACAGCAGTGACGTCTTCGCTCTGGGTGACCCTGACAGCGAGGTGCCCCACATCGTCATCCGGCCGGCGCTGGTGCCCTGCACCCCACGCCAGAAAGCCCATCCCCCCGCTAAGGCGCacgcggcccccggcccccagACTCCCTTCACCATCTTCAGCGACTCCTCCCCACCCGCCGGCCGGTCCCGGCTCCTGCGGGCACCCAGAGCCGCGGGGAGGGTCAAGTCCCGCCTGAAG GTGGTGTTCAGTGATGACAGCGACGTGGAGGGTCCCGAAGCGGGGCTGACCCCTGTAGCTGCCCGCAGACCTCGGCCCCCCAGATCGACGGGGtccagcagcaagggcagcgTGGCGCAGCCCCGGAGAGGGCGGCCACGCACCGGCCGAGCCGGGACGGCGGCAAAGGGGGAGCGGGTGACCCGCAGGGCTCCCAGCAAGACAGCGGAGGAGGAGCGGGACCTTCTGAGGGCCATcgaggagaaggaggaggaagagcttgACATCAGCTTTGAGGTCTTTCGGGCCTccaaggaagaggaggaagccccag GCAAGAGACAGCTGCCTCCCTGCGTGGAGGGCACGGAGCATGaggtcctgcagcaggaggcCGGCGAGGATGTCCTGGCGGCACGGTGGCTGGGCAGCGCGGACCCACCGCCCCGGGAGGGGACCCTCTCCTCCACCCCATCCGTGGCAGGCG ATGCCTCCTCACTGGACACGGCCCTCCAGCTCCTGAAAGAGGCTTTCGACTGCATCGGCCACTGCCCCCCCGGGACACTCTACAGCCGgatctgccagctcctggctctgGCCACCGGCAACCGGGACCCCCTCGCCACGGCGTACCTGCTCTCTGAGTCGGTCTCCATCACCACCCGCCACCAGCTGCTCAGCGTCATCCACAGGAGGATGCA gaaggagaagaaagcagcGGGGGATGTGGCTGAGCAGCTCCGTGGGCTCTCCCTGCAGGAGGGGAGCACTGCCCCCCCGAGCCGCTGCCTCGCCGAGCTCGAGCAGCTCTTCATGTTCAGCCCCTCAGGGCTGGGGTCCGGGGAGCGGGAGAGGTTCcgggcacagctgcagcagatcCCCAGCG GGGTGACAGTGTGCCTGCTGACCCTCGCCAGCGTCCAGCCTGGCTCCGGAGGGGACACGCTGCTGCTGACGCGGCTGGAGAAGGACACGGTGCCCGTGAACATCCGCATCCCCACCGCGCTCTCCAAG gCCCCGCTGTGCTCGGTGCTGAGCGACTTCGACACTATCCAGAGGGAGCAGAAGGAAACCAACTGCTGCACGGACAAGCGGGACTGGTGGCTGCGCCGCTCCGAGCTGGACCGCAGGATGAAG AGCCTCATCGAGACCCTGGAGACGcaggtgctggggtgctggaggggggcCCTGATCCCTGCTGGCCCCCAGCCCGCGCTGGCCGAGGAAGCCGCCCGCTTGCACCCCCGGCTGCGCCGCTGCGGCTGGAGGGACCCGGATCCCACCCTGCTCCAG GTGGTGCTGAACGCCGCTGCCCTCCTTGCCCCCTGCGACCTGCAAGCCCTGGCCTTCGGCCTCTGCCCGGCGCAGCCCCACCAGGCTCAGCTCCTCTTGCAGGAGGCGGTGGAGAAGCGGAGAGCTGGTGCCAGGCAGTCCGGCGGCTCCCTCGTCCTGGTTCTGGATAAG CACCTGCAGAAGCTGCCCTGGGAGAGCATGGCGTGCCTGCAGGCCCTGCCCGTCACCAGGCTGCCTTCCCTGCGCTTCCTGCTCAGCTACACCCTGGCACGGAAG cagcaggcaggatcCGTGCTGAGCCACGGTGTGAACCCCAGCAGCACCTTCTACGTCCTCAACCCGCACCGCAACCTCCTGGGCACAGAGGAGCGATTTCGGGGCTGGTTTGAGAG cGAGCCCGGCTGGAAGGGGGTGACGGGAGCCGTCCCGAGCGCGGAGCAGATGCAGGCAGCCCTGGAGGAGCACGACCTCTACAT CTACGCGGGGCATGGAGCTGGTGCCCGGTTCCTGGACGGCCAGGCCATCGCCCGGCTGGATTGCCGTGCTGTCGCCCTGCTCTTCGGCTGCAGCAGCGCCGCGCTGGTGGTCCGCGGGGACCTGGAGGGCTCCGGCATCATCCTCAAGTACATCATGGCCGGCTG CCCCCTCGTCCTGGGGAACCTGTGGGATGTGACAGATCAGGACATCGACCGCTACGCGCAGgcgctgctgcggggctggc